agattTTGCAGTTCTAGAATACTGAAAACATTCACCTTAAGGAATACATATCCCTCCAAATCGCTTTCTATCATACCAAAGACATTCCTAAGTGATTAATATCAAGGTACCTTGAGCCGTTGGGAAAGATCCTTGAAGCCGTGTACAAGTTGAGGCCACAGGCGCTCACGGTCAGTACTCTCCATGCCTTCAAGTTTGCCCATCGCCTCTGCCCACATTATCTGGCAATGCAAACTAATTCATTGCATTTACATAACTCTCAGCAAGAAACAAGCAATGAAACCAGAATGCCTACactgaaataaaaattttaaacatatcaaACTCACATCAGATACCCCTGCAGGTTTCGTCCTATATTGAGGTTCCGTCACACTGGACAAAAGATGCTGCAAAACAACCATAAGTGCAAATAAATGAGAAGGATGTAAGCGCCTCTATACACATCCAAAAGATGGAAACCCTCCAACCATAATCTATTAACAACTGACATATCATAACAAAAACAGAGTTCATAAATATCTTCACAATGCTAGCGAATGACTCGAATAAAATAGATAAGCAATTCAGTGACTGCTTCACAAGTGACAATATACTATTGTTTATCTTAGATTTTTCATTTGATTCACTCACCTCTTCAATATGACCTAGCCTAGTAGGAAAAGAGATCAAACCTTGAAAGCATATTTACGGTTACCAGGCTCCTCCTTGTACGCATCAACAATTGCCTGATACAGATGTGAACAGACAACTATAAGGAAACGAGTTCAAGTTGTAGTAGTCACTCCATAAATAAGGATTGATTGATCACCTGAATAAAATGGTAAGTAACCTGCTATCCAAAGGAAAGCCATTCTAACTAAACGAGCATTTGTTTTAAGAAGACCCGCACTACCAACCCTTGGATAGCCACAGTTAAGGACAGCTCCTTGGTGGTGGCTCCactattctttcaaaaaaacTACTCCCAGGTCTTCCTTATTATCAAGATTGAAATACTTTTTAAGACGATTTGAAGAAAAGGTCCAGAGTTGCCTATTTTTACGTCTAAAATCAGGAGTTTAAGAGTTcagataatattttaatttctagtGTCTGGTAGAGATTAGAGAATTTTAATTGTTTCTGCAAACATTTAACGATTCTAGCATCCACCAATTTTTCTCAGTAATGTTATGAATAAGATAGAAAGAGTGTTTCTTGCTTATTTGAAACCATATGAGGCTTTCTTCAATCAGCAGAGGAAGCCTGACGTGACTGGATTAATTACTAAAAGTGCTTTACACTGTTAGCAATTGTCCAATCCAACTAAGCTCCCTTCATCAGATATTTGTGTTATTCATATACGtaaattaaattagtctattatctcctttcatatattttttttcaaatgaaacATCTTCCCAAAGAAAAAGATCCACCCTCACCCAGTCAGGTCCGGTAGCCATGGCTTGATGAAGTTGTTATGCACATAAACAAATATACTTAGAATCGTGATGTGCACAAAGATTTGAGAGTAGAGAAATTACTTGGATATCCCTATCAGCGAGAGAAAAGGGGAGTGGAGCCACGGGAGCCATCTGAGTAGTCAACTGGGCATTTGCAAATGGAAAGGAAGTACCAAATGGACTGGATTGGGCTAGTGTTGCAGTATTCAAGGGTGTGGAAAAGCTGAAAGGGGACGAACTCTGAGGTGTTTGAAATAAGGAAGTTTGTTGCTGTTGATGTGGCTGTGATTGCTGTGAAAATGGTGTTGAAAATAGTGTCGATCCAAAACCAGTGCCAAATGATGAAGTTGACGGCGTGCCGAATGCTGGGGTTGATGAAGGTGTGCCGAATGCTGGGTTTGACGAAGGTGTGCCGAATGCTGGGGTTGACGCAGGTGTGCCGAATGCTGGGGTTGACGAAGGTGTGCCGAATGATGGAGTGCCGAAGGCGGAGGAGGGCTGAGCTCCGAACATTGTTGCAGTGGTGGAGATGGTGAGAAAGGACAAACCCTAGGTTAGCTTAGGAAGTAACTATGAATTTCAACGCATTTGCCGCCATTTTCTTTTGGAATCGGGATTCTTTGTTAGTcctcaataattaattaagatttaggACTCATTTGGCGTGGGAATAAGTACAAATAGTTGTGGGatagaaaaaagggaaaataactTGTGTgtctactttttaaaaaataattactatatttgtcagtattatttttttaaccataaatgtcaatttaattgaatattcaacttcatattttttctctcGCCTCAAAATTTTCCCACGCCCGCAACTgcaattttttcttctctctcgCGACTgcaattttttcttctctctcgCGACTgcaattttttctctctctcgtGATTGCAATTTTTTTCCGGCGACTTCAATTTTCTCTCGCCATTGCAATTTAAAGGTTAGTGTTGAGTAAGATCTGTTAGTTTAGGTTACTTGCACTGCATTCTGCGATTTTTGTTGGTCTCCTTTGCACTTAACTGATCCTTTAATGTGAGCTTGCAATTGTGGTCTTGACAGTGCCCAGATCGTTACGcctttcttctttttgtgtgGATTTATGTTGAGATTTCGTTTGATTTATGTTTACGTTACTTGTGTGCCTTTTTGTTTGATGATTTATGTTGAGATTTTGTTTGATTCAAGTTCCTGTGAGTGTCTGGTATTCAGTTCTCTTCTCTAATAANNNNNNNNNNNNNNNNNNNNNNNNNNNNNNNNNNNNNNNNNNNNNNNNNNNNNNNNNNNNNNNNNNNNNNNNNNNNNNNNNNNNNNNNNNNNNNNNNNNNNNNNNNNNNNNNNNNNNNNNNNNNNNNNNNNNNNNNNNNNNNNNNNNNNNNNNNNNNNNNNNNNNNNNNNNNNNNNNNNNNNNNNNNNNNNNNNNNNNNNNNNNNNNNNNNNNNNNNNNNNNNNNNNNNNNNNNNNNNNNNNNNNNNNNNNNNNNNNNNNNNNNNNNNNNNNNNNNNNNNNNNNNNNNNNNNNNNNNNNNNNNNNNNNNNNNNNNNNNNNNNNNNNNNNNNNNNNNNNNNNNNNNNNNNNNNNNNNNNNNNNNNNNNNNNNNNNNNNNNNNNNNNNNNNNNNNNNNNNNNNNNNNNNNNNNNNNNNNNNNNNNNNNNNNNNNNNNNNNNNNNNNNNNNNNNNNNNNNNNNNNNNNNNNNNNNNNNNNNNNNNNNNNNNNNNNNNNNNNNNNNNNNNNNNNNNNNNNNNNNNNNNNNNNNNNNNNNNNNNNNNNNNNNNNNNNNNNNNNNNNNNNNNNNNNNNNNNNNNNNNNNNNNNNNNNNNNNNNNNNNNNNNNNNNNNNNNNNNNNNNNNNNNNNNNNNNNNNNNNNNNNNNNNNNNNNNNNNNNNNNNNNNNNNNNNNNNNNNNNNNNNNNNNNNNNNNNNNNNNNNNNNNNNNNNNNNNNNNNNNNNNNNNNNNNNNNNNNNNNNNNNNNNNNNNNNNNNNNNNNNNNNNNNNNNNNNNNNNNNNNNNNNNNNNNNNNNNNNNNNNNNNNNNNNNNNNNNNNNNNNNNNNNNNNNNNNNNNNNNNNNNNNNNNNNNNNNNNNNNNNNNNNNNNNNNNNNNNNNNNNNNNNNNNNNNNNNNNNNNNNNNNNNNNNNNNNNNNNNNNNNNNNNNNNNNNNNNNNNNNNNNNNNNNNNNNNNNNNNNNNNNNNNNNNNNNNNNNNNNNNNNNNNNNNNNNNNNNNNNNNNNNNNNNNNNNNNNNNNNNNNNNNNNNNNNNNNNNNNNNNNNNNNNNNNNNNNNNNNNNNNNNNNNNNNNNNNNNNNNNNNNNNNNNNNNNNNNNNNNNNNNNNNNNNNNNNNNNNNNNNNNNNNNNNNNNNNNNNNNNNNNNNNNNNNNNNNNNNNNNNNNNNNNNNNNNNNNNNNNNNNNNNNNNNNNNNNNNNNNNNNNNNNNNNNNNNNNNNNNNNNNNNNNNNNNNNNNNNNNNNNNNNNNNNNNNNNNNNNNNNNNNNNNNNNNNNNNNNNNNNNNNNNNNNNNNNNNNNNNNNNNNNNNNNNNNNNNNNNNNNNNNNNNNNNNNNNNNNNNNNNNNNNNNNNNNNNNNNNNNNNNNNNNNNNNNNNNNNNNNNNNNNNNNNNNNNNNNNNNNNNNNNNNNNNNNNNNNNNNNNNNNNNNNNNNNNNNNNNNNNNNNNNNNNNNNNNNNNNNNNNNNNNNNNNNNNNNNNNNNNNNNNNNNNNNNNNNNNNNNNNNNNNNNNNNNNNNNNNNNNNNNNNNNNNNNNNNNNNNNNNNNNNNNNNNNNNNNNNNNNNNNNNNNNNNNNNNNNNNNNNNNNNNNNNNNNNNNNNNNNNNNNNNNNNNNNNNNNNNNNNNNNNNNNNNNNNNNNNNNNNNNNNNNNNNNNNNNNNNNNNNNNNNNNNNNNNNNNNNNNNNNNNNNNNNNNNNNNNNNNNNNNNNNNNNNNNNNNNNNNNNNNNNNNNNNNNNNNNNNNNNNNNNNNNNNNNNNNNNNNNNNNNNNNNNNNNNNNNNNNNNNNNNNNNNNNNNNNNNNNNNNNNNNNNNNNNNNNNNNNNNNNNNNNNNNNNNNNNNNNNNNNNNNNNNNNNNNNNNNNNNNNNNNNNNNNNNNNNNNNNNNNNNNNNNNNNNNNNNNNNNNNNNNNNNNNNNNNNNNNNNNNNNNNNNNNNNNNNNNNNNNNNNNNNNNNNNNNNNNNNNNNNNNNNNNNNNNNNNNNNNNNNNNNNNNNNNNNNNNNNNNNNNNNNNNNNNNNNNNNNNNNNNNNNNNNNNNNNNNNNNNNNNNNNNNNNNNNNNNNNNNNNNNNNNNNNNNNNNNNNNNNNNNNNNNNNNNNNNNNNNNNNNNNNNNNNNNNNNNNNNNNNNNNNNNNNNNNNNNNNNNNNNNNNNNNNNNNNNNNNNNNNNNNNNNNNNNNNNNNNNNNNNNNNNNNNNNNNNNNNNNNNNNNNNNNNNNNNNNNNNNNNNNNNNNNNNNNNNNNNNNNNNNNNNNNNNNNNNNNNNNNNNNNNNNNNNNNNNNNNNNNNNNNNNNNNNNNNNNNNNNNNNNNNNNNNNNNNNNNNNNNNNNNNNNNNNNNNNNNNNNNNNNNNNNNNNNNNNNNNNNNNNNNNNNNNNNNNNNNNNNNNNNNNNNNNNNNNNNNNNNNNNNNNNNNNNNNNNNNNNNNNNNNNNNNNNNNNNNNNNNNNNNNNNNNNNNNNNNNNNNNNNNNNNNNNNNNNNNNNNNNNNNNNNNNNNNNNNNNNNNNNNNNNNNNNNNNNNNNNNNNNNNNNNNNNNNNNNNNNNNNNNNNNNNNNNNNNNNNNNNNNNNNNNNNNNNNNNNNNNNNNNNNNNNNNNNNNNNNNNNNNNNNNNNNNNNNNNNNNNNNNNNNNNNNNNNNNNNNNNNNNNNNNNNNNNNNNNNNNNNNNNNNNNNNNNNNNNNNNNNNNNNNNNNNNNNNNNNNNNNNNNNNNNNNNNNNNNNNNNNNNNNNNNNNNNNNNNNNNNNNNNNNNNNNNNNNNNNNNNNNNNNNNNNNNNNNNNNNNNNNNNNNNNNNNNNNNNNNNNNNNNNNNNNNNNNNNNNNNNNNNNNNNNNNNNNNNNNNNNNNNNNNNNNNNNNNNNNNNNNNNNNNNNNNNNNNNNNNNNNNNNNNNNNNNNNNNNNNNNNNNNNNNNNNNNNNNNNNNNNNNNNNNNNNNNNNNNNNNNNNNNNNNNNNNNNNNNNNNNNNNNNNNNNNNNNNNNNNNNNNNNNNNNNNNNNNNNNNNNNNNNNNNNNNNNNNNNNNNNNNNNNNNNNNNNNNNNNNNNNNNNNNNNNNNNNNNNNNNNNNNNNNNNNNNNNNNNNNNNNNNNNNNNNNNNNNNNNNNNNNNNNNNNNNNNNNNNNNNNNNNNNNNNNNNNNNNNNNNNNNNNNNNNNNNNNNNNNNNNNNNNNNNNNNNNNNNNNNNNNNNNNNNNNNNNNNNNNNNNNNNNNNNNNNNNNNNNNNNNNNNNNNNNNNNNNNNNNNNNNNNNNNNNNNNNNNNNNNNNNNNNNNNNNNNNNNNNNNNNNNNNNNNNNNNNNNNNNNNNNNNNNNNNNNNNNNNNNNNNNNNNNNNNNNNNNNNNNNNNNNNNNNNNNNNNNNNNNNNNNNNNNNNNNNNNNNNNNNNNNNNNNNNNNNNNNNNNNNNNNNNNNNNNNNNNNNNNNNNNNNNNNNNNNNNNNNNNNNNNNNNNNNNNNNNNNNNNNNNNNNNNNNNNNNNNNNNNNNNNNNNNNNNNNNNNNNNNNNNNNNNNNNNNNNNNNNNNNNNNNNNNNNNNNNNNNNNNNNNNNNNNNNNNNNNNNNNNNNNNNNNNNNNNNNNNNNNNNNNNNNNNNNNNNNNNNNNNNNNNNNNNNNNNNNNNNNNNNNNNNNNNNNNNNNNNNNNNNNNNNNNNNNNNNNNNNNNNNNNNNNNNNNNNNNNNNNNNNNNNNNNNNNNNNNNNNNNNNNNNNNNNNNNNNNNNNNNNNNNNNNNNNNNNNNNNNNNNNNNNNNNNNNNNNNNNNNNNNNNNNNNNNNNNNNNNNNNNNNNNNNNNNNNNNNNNNNNNNNNNNNNNNNNNNNNNNNNNNNNNNNNNNNNNNNNNNNNNNNNNNNNNNNNNNNNNNNNNNNNNNNNNNNNNNNNNNNNNNNNNNNNNNNNNNNNNNNNNNNNNNNNNNNNNNNNNNNNNNNNNNNNNNNNNNNNNNNNNNNNNNNNNNNNNNNNNNNNNNNNNNNNNNNNNNNNNNNNNNNNNNNNNNNNNNNNNNNNNNNNNNNNNNNNNNNNNNNNNNNNNNNNNNNNNNNNNNNNNNNNNNNNNNNNNNNNNNNNNNNNNNNNNNNNNNNNNNNNNNNNNNNNNNNNNNNNNNNNNNNNNNNNNNNNNNNNNNNNNNNNNNNNNNNNNNNNNNNNNNNNNNNNNNNNNNNNNNNNNNNNNNNNNNNNNNNNNNNNNNNNNNNNNNNNNNNNNNNNNNNNNNNNNNNNNNNNNNNNNNNNNNNNNNNNNNNNNNNNNNNNNNNNNNNNNNNNNNNNNNNNNNNNNNNNNNNNNNNNNNNNNNNNNNNNNNNNNNNNNNNNNNNNNNNNNNNNNNNNNNNNNNNNNNNNNNNNNNNNNNNNNNNNNNNNNNNNNNNNNNNNNNNNNNNNNNNNNNNNNNNNNNNNNNNNNNNNNNNNNNNNNNNNNNNNNNNNNNNNNNNNNNNNNNNNNNNNNNNNNNNNNNNNNNNNNNNNNNNNNNNNNNNNNNNNNNNNNNNNNNNNNNNNNNNNNNNNNNNNNNNNNNNNNNNNNNNNNNNNNNNNNNNNNNNNNNNNNNNNNNNNNNNNNNNNNNNNNNNNNNNNNNNNNNNNNNNNNNNNNNNNNNNNNNNNNNNNNNNNNNNNNNNNNNNNNNNNNNNNNNNNNNNNNNNNNNNNNNNNNNNNNNNNNNNNNNNNNNNNNNNNNNNNNNNNNNNNNNNNNNNNNNNNNNNNNNNNNNNNNNNNNNNNNNNNNNNNNNNNNNNNNNNNNNNNNNNNNNNNNNNNNNNNNNNNNNNNNNNNNNNNNNNNNNNNNNNNNNNNNNNNNNNNNNNNNNNNNNNNNNNNNNNNNNNNNNNNNNNNNNNNNNNNNNNNNNNNNNNNNNNNNNNNNNNNNNNNNNNNNNNNNNNNNNNNNNNNNNNNNNNNNNNNNNNNNNNNNNNNNNNNNNNNNNNNNNNNNNNNNNNNNNNNNNNNNNNNNNNNNNNNNNNNNNNNNNNNNNNNNNNNNNNNNNNNNNNNNNNNNNNNNNNNNNNNNNNNNNNNNNNNNNNNNNNNNNNNNNNNNNNNNNNNNNNNNNNNNNNNNNNNNNNNNNNNNNNNNNNNNNNNNNNNNNNNNNNNNNNNNNNNNNNNNNNNNNNNNNNNNNNNNNNNNNNNNNNNNNNNNNNNNNNNNNNNNNNNNNNNNNNNNNNNNNNNNNNNNNNNNNNNNNNNNNNNNNNNNNNNNNNNNNNNNNNNNNNNNNNNNNNNNNNNNNNNNNNNNNNNNNNNNNNNNNNNNNNNNNNNNNNNNNNNNNNNNNNNNNNNNNNNNNNNNNNNNNNNNNNNNNNNNNNNNNNNNNNNNNNNNNNNNNNNNNNNNNNNNNNNNNNNNNNNNNNNNNNNNNNNNNNNNNNNNNNNNNNNNNNNNNNNNNNNNNNNNNNNNNNNNNNNNNNNNNNNNNNNNNNNNNNNNNNNNNNNNNNNNNNNNNNNNNNNNNNNNNNNNNNNNNNNNNNNNNNNNNNNNNNNNNNNNNNNNNNNNNNNNNNNNNNNNNNNNNNNNNNNNNNNNNNNNNNNNNNNNNNNNNNNNNNNNNNNNNNNNNNNNNNNNNNNNNNNNNNNNNNNNNNNNNNNNNNNNNNNNNNNNNNNNNNNNNNNNNNNNNNNNNNNNNNNNNNNNNNNNNNNNNNNNNNNNNNNNNNNNNNNNNNNNNNNNNNNNNNNNNNNNNNNNNNNNNNNNNNNNNNNNNNNNNNNNNN
This portion of the Solanum pennellii chromosome 12, SPENNV200 genome encodes:
- the LOC107007500 gene encoding nuclear pore complex protein NUP54 isoform X2, with product MFGAQPSSAFGTPSFGTPSSTPAFGTPASTPAFGTPSSNPAFGTPSSTPAFGTPSTSSFGTGFGSTLFSTPFSQQSQPHQQQQTSLFQTPQSSSPFSFSTPLNTATLAQSSPFGTSFPFANAQLTTQMAPVAPLPFSLADRDIQAIVDAYKEEPGNRKYAFKHLLSSVTEPQYRTKPAGVSDIMWAEAMGKLEGMESTDRERLWPQLVHGFKDLSQRLKLQDEVIVSDAERLQMTQNNVKMLQRHFQADTLPWIERMRHKEQGLQRRLLRVMRILEALEGKGCRLPLMKGEAELAEKLAAITRQLKGSGAELSRRVQNLLTICRVQNGLGSGSVYLPGSTKIHEQSLADMQEMFGHAIWNDDFKFQILQRAGFDVPCFL
- the LOC107007500 gene encoding nuclear pore complex protein NUP54 isoform X1 encodes the protein MFGAQPSSAFGTPSFGTPSSTPAFGTPASTPAFGTPSSNPAFGTPSSTPAFGTPSTSSFGTGFGSTLFSTPFSQQSQPHQQQQTSLFQTPQSSSPFSFSTPLNTATLAQSSPFGTSFPFANAQLTTQMAPVAPLPFSLADRDIQAIVDAYKEEPGNRKYAFKHLLSSVTEPQYRTKPAGVSDIMWAEAMGKLEGMESTDRERLWPQLVHGFKDLSQRLKLQDEVIVSDAERLQMTQNNVKMLQRHFQADTLPWIERMRHKEQGLQRRLLRVMRILEALEGKGCRLPLMKGEAELAEKLAAITRQLKGSGAELSRRVQNLLTICRVQNGLGSGSVYLPGSTKIHEQSLADMQEVLQQQTEAIARLGNVLKRDIRDVEIIMAEETEMMEG